In Festucalex cinctus isolate MCC-2025b chromosome 5, RoL_Fcin_1.0, whole genome shotgun sequence, a single genomic region encodes these proteins:
- the LOC144019732 gene encoding uncharacterized protein LOC144019732 isoform X1, with the protein MQRPSESSEDLVTSGQEGPEALQQSVHGQPHIQTRLFLHGQGIGNWHHERREAINCLNPSIPPDKLGGLIEDTIQDKGIFYAELTGQGYLLTAVVKHPSVGQTKEKGEIWLKWWVEIFREYNVVQLVSTQPEFDPVVKMLAATAQIEGKLIKPSETRAMPRLKEYQPLLDQITEIAVYRKQRNILESGSEIDSGDEREQITMEGIDTEYDNKESEWQAREEVRHKARTQKMSPLRLQPPLIPLPDETTKKVNVGNGIMLCQFHGNVWEIGGSALIVLTDVKLRPYNSRFRASLKSSAGIDYERERRDIRSQAPIEEISDARDYRITSGGSSNFYMIVHCPGQKWTPELNQRAYIKHVMKLLEGAINGAIDQEATRVVIDVNGIRSGRMLWTIAESVALGAFRLQIATPVTQLPDTEFVVAISQEQHNRREAEAMERWTARALQEARLQLKEEAQRQKRRLMKSPEGAGSPATEQGMSTHNVTFGPHPSSVTGSLVNVAKEMVSDDEQPGPSGLPTTPWRPSLPGEDSSV; encoded by the coding sequence ATGCAAAGGCCAAGCGAATCCAGTGAAGATTTAGTGACCTCGGGTCAAGAAGGGCCTGAGGCACTACAACAGTCAGTTCATGGACAACCTCATATTCAAACACGGCTTTTTCTTCATGGGCAAGGTATAGGAAATTGGcatcatgaaagaagagaagcAATTAACTGTCTAAACCCGTCTATCCCCCCAGATAAACTCGGAGGGTTGATAGAAGATACTATTCAGgataaaggcattttttatgctgAACTCACAGGACAGGGATATTTGCTAACTGCTGTAGTTAAACATCCAAGTGTTggacagacaaaagaaaaaggtgaaATATGGCTAAAGTGGTGGGTGGAAATATTCAGAGAATATAATGTTGTGCAATTGGTCAGCACCCAACCAGAATTTGATCCGGTGGTAAAAATGCTCGCCGCAACAGCCCAGATAGAAGGGAAGTTGATAAAGCCTAGTGAAACGAGAGCTATGCCCCGCTTAAAAGAGTATCAACCACTATTGGATCAAATAACCGAAATAGCAGTATATCGAAAACAGAGAAATATACTGGAAAGTGGAAGTGAAATTGATTCAGGTGATGAACGCGAACAAATTACAATGGAAGGTATAGACACAGAATATGACAACAAAGAAAGTGAGTGGCAGGCTAGAGAGGAAGTGAGACATAAAGCACGAACTCAAAAAATGAGTCCTCTTCGGCTGCAGCCTCCGCTAATTCCTTTGCCGGATGAAACCACCAAAAAAGTGAATGTAGGAAATGGTATAATGCTATGTCAATTCCATGGAAATGTGTGGGAGATTGGTGGAAGCGCTCTTATTGTTCTCACAGATGTAAAACTCAGGCCGTACAATAGTAGATTCAGGGCGAGTTTAAAATCGTCAGCTGGAATAGATTatgaaagagagagaagagacaTACGGAGCCAAGCTCCAATTGAGGAAATATCTGATGCAAGGGATTACAGAATAACAAGTGGAGGAAGTTCTAACTTTTACATGATAGTTCATTGCCCAGGGCAAAAATGGACTCCAGAATTAAATCAAAGAGCATATATAAAACATGTGATGAAACTTTTGGAGGGGGCTATAAATGGAGCTATTGATCAGGAAGCTACGCGAGTCGTGATCGATGTAAACGGTATAAGATCAGGAAGAATGTTGTGGACAATAGCCGAGTCGGTGGCCCTAGGGGCCTTTAGGCTGCAGATCGCGACCCCTGTCACCCAGCTTCCAGATACAGAGTTTGTGGTGGCCATATCACAAGAACAGCATAACAGGAGGGAGGCCGAGGCCATGGAGAGATGGACCGCACGAGCCTTGCAGGAGGCCAGGCTGCAACTGAAGGAGGAAGCGCAGCGTCAGAAGCGGCGCCTGATGAAATCTCCTGAAGGAGCCGGGTCACCGGCGACGGAACAAGGTATGAGCACGCATAATGTAACCTTTGGCCCCCACCCTTCCTCTGTCACAGGTTCATTAGTGAATGTGGCCAAGGAGATGGTGTCAGATGATGAACAACCCGGCCCCAGCGGCCTTCCCACCACGCCTTGGAGGCCCTCGCTACCTGGAGAAG
- the LOC144019732 gene encoding uncharacterized protein LOC144019732 isoform X3, translating into MERWTARALQEARLQLKEEAQRQKRRLMKSPEGAGSPATEQGMSTHNVTFGPHPSSVTGSLVNVAKEMVSDDEQPGPSGLPTTPWRPSLPGEDSSV; encoded by the coding sequence ATGGAGAGATGGACCGCACGAGCCTTGCAGGAGGCCAGGCTGCAACTGAAGGAGGAAGCGCAGCGTCAGAAGCGGCGCCTGATGAAATCTCCTGAAGGAGCCGGGTCACCGGCGACGGAACAAGGTATGAGCACGCATAATGTAACCTTTGGCCCCCACCCTTCCTCTGTCACAGGTTCATTAGTGAATGTGGCCAAGGAGATGGTGTCAGATGATGAACAACCCGGCCCCAGCGGCCTTCCCACCACGCCTTGGAGGCCCTCGCTACCTGGAGAAG